From a region of the Streptomyces sp. NBC_00193 genome:
- a CDS encoding ParB N-terminal domain-containing protein has protein sequence MRATYAATADNGAESLIRPTGSGAELHGTQGAEVPVTAVTVGESPRSTGADEEHIARLAETEEQLPPILVDRRTMRVIDGVHRLAAARLRGQQTIAVKFFDGCADDAFLRGVEANVTHGLPLSQADRRAAAARIVATHPHLSDRSIARASGLGAKTVAALRRSSGAGTQDNLRVGGDGRVRPLSSVEGRQRAAEILTEQPQASLREVARMAGISPTTVSDVRKLLEAGRDPRTPGGGPRARAEVNSCLEQGRSSTSITAPITAVADPAGRRVQPHRVDPAAVLQKLVRDPALRQRESGRHLLRLLQHNAVDQHMWADLATAVPAHAGGLVADLARQYAQTWAALAQELYERSEDLESQRMTG, from the coding sequence GTGAGAGCGACGTACGCAGCGACCGCCGACAACGGAGCCGAGAGCCTGATCCGACCGACCGGATCCGGAGCGGAACTCCACGGAACACAAGGCGCCGAGGTTCCCGTCACCGCGGTGACCGTCGGCGAGTCGCCCCGGTCCACGGGAGCCGACGAGGAACACATCGCCCGGCTGGCCGAAACCGAGGAGCAGCTTCCGCCCATCCTGGTCGACCGCCGGACCATGCGCGTCATCGACGGGGTGCACCGCCTCGCCGCCGCGCGGCTGCGGGGTCAGCAGACCATTGCCGTGAAGTTCTTCGACGGCTGCGCCGACGACGCGTTCCTGCGCGGCGTCGAGGCCAACGTCACGCACGGACTCCCCCTGTCCCAGGCCGATCGGCGCGCTGCCGCGGCAAGGATCGTGGCGACCCATCCGCACCTGTCCGACCGTTCCATCGCCCGGGCCTCGGGCCTGGGCGCCAAGACGGTGGCGGCGCTCCGCCGGAGTTCCGGCGCGGGCACCCAGGACAACCTCCGGGTCGGCGGGGACGGCCGGGTCCGGCCGCTGAGCAGCGTGGAGGGCCGGCAGCGTGCGGCCGAGATCCTGACCGAGCAGCCGCAGGCGTCCCTGCGGGAGGTGGCACGGATGGCCGGGATCTCGCCGACGACGGTGAGTGACGTCCGCAAGCTCCTGGAGGCGGGCCGGGATCCCCGCACTCCGGGCGGCGGTCCCAGAGCCCGCGCCGAGGTCAACTCCTGTTTGGAACAGGGACGCTCCAGCACCTCGATCACCGCACCGATCACCGCGGTGGCCGACCCGGCGGGGCGGCGCGTACAGCCGCACCGGGTGGACCCGGCGGCGGTGCTGCAGAAGCTGGTGCGCGACCCCGCACTGCGCCAGCGGGAATCCGGCCGCCACCTGCTGCGCCTGCTGCAGCACAACGCCGTCGACCAGCACATGTGGGCCGACCTGGCCACCGCGGTACCGGCACACGCCGGCGGCCTGGTGGCGGATCTGGCCCGCCAGTACGCACAGACCTGGGCTGCCCTCGCGCAGGAGTTGTACGAACGATCCGAGGACCTGGAGAGCCAAAGGATGACCGGGTGA
- a CDS encoding MbtH family protein, with protein MTNPFEDPEAEYLVLINEEKQYSLWPKFAEVPAGWTVAHRSDRASCIEYINSTWTEMRPYSLVQQMSATA; from the coding sequence GTGACCAATCCTTTCGAAGACCCCGAAGCGGAATACCTCGTACTGATCAATGAGGAGAAGCAGTATTCGCTCTGGCCGAAGTTCGCCGAGGTGCCGGCGGGCTGGACCGTCGCTCACCGGAGCGACCGCGCCTCGTGCATCGAGTACATCAACTCGACCTGGACGGAAATGCGGCCGTACAGCCTGGTCCAGCAGATGAGTGCGACGGCGTGA